One stretch of Bosea vaviloviae DNA includes these proteins:
- a CDS encoding FAD-binding protein has product MIIHTPTTEAQACAVVKSVVASGIPLAIRGGGTRSGLGRPSQAASTLCSAGLTGITLYEPAEMVIGARAGTPLSLVQETLAERGQMLPFEPMDHRALLGTEGEPTIGAVAAGNISGPRRINAGAARDSLIGIRLINGRGEAIKSGGRVMKNVTGLDLVKLVAGSFGTLGFLTEVVFRVLPKPERVVTLIWRGLPDEAAVGLLSTALGSPFEPFAAAHLPAGIGTGEARTLLRLENVSASIDYRAAELAALLAAHGAPELLEGAGSEALWQEVRDAGFFADTQEAVWRLSLAPTNGPRAIATIANALPQARWFYDWGGGLVWLAVPDAEDAGAAAIRAAIRPLGGHATLVRAPDAIRASVPVFEPLAEPLLRVTAGIKTSFDPAGIFEPGRMYAGI; this is encoded by the coding sequence GTGATTATCCACACCCCCACCACTGAGGCGCAGGCTTGCGCCGTCGTCAAATCCGTGGTCGCCAGCGGCATACCGCTCGCCATTCGCGGTGGCGGCACGCGCAGCGGTCTCGGGCGGCCGTCGCAGGCGGCGAGCACGCTCTGCAGCGCGGGCCTCACAGGCATCACGCTCTATGAGCCGGCCGAGATGGTGATCGGCGCGCGCGCCGGCACGCCGCTTTCGCTTGTGCAGGAGACGCTGGCCGAACGCGGCCAGATGCTGCCCTTCGAGCCGATGGACCATCGCGCGCTGCTGGGCACGGAGGGCGAACCGACGATCGGGGCGGTCGCGGCGGGCAATATTTCCGGCCCGCGCCGCATCAATGCCGGCGCGGCGCGCGATTCGCTCATCGGCATCAGGCTGATCAATGGCCGGGGCGAGGCGATCAAGTCCGGCGGGCGGGTGATGAAGAACGTCACCGGGCTTGATCTTGTGAAGCTCGTCGCCGGCAGTTTTGGGACGCTGGGCTTCCTCACCGAAGTCGTCTTCCGCGTGCTGCCGAAGCCGGAGCGCGTTGTCACGCTGATCTGGCGCGGTTTGCCGGACGAGGCGGCGGTCGGGCTGCTCTCGACTGCGCTCGGCTCGCCCTTCGAGCCTTTCGCGGCGGCGCATCTGCCAGCCGGCATCGGCACTGGTGAGGCTCGGACGCTGCTGCGGCTGGAGAATGTCTCCGCCTCGATCGACTATCGCGCCGCCGAGCTCGCCGCGCTGCTGGCCGCCCATGGTGCGCCGGAGCTGCTGGAGGGGGCGGGCTCCGAGGCGCTGTGGCAGGAGGTGCGCGACGCAGGCTTCTTCGCCGATACCCAGGAGGCGGTCTGGCGCTTGTCGCTGGCGCCGACGAACGGACCCAGGGCGATCGCCACGATCGCGAATGCGCTGCCTCAGGCGCGCTGGTTCTATGATTGGGGCGGCGGGCTGGTTTGGCTCGCGGTGCCCGATGCGGAGGATGCCGGCGCAGCCGCGATCCGGGCCGCGATCAGGCCGCTCGGCGGCCACGCCACGCTGGTGCGCGCGCCGGACGCGATCCGTGCCAGTGTGCCGGTGTTCGAGCCGCTGGCGGAACCGCTGCTGCGGGTCACAGCGGGCATCAAGACGAGTTTCGACCCGGCCGGAATTTTCGAGCCGGGGCGGATGTATGCGGGGATATGA
- a CDS encoding DUF3053 family protein — MTRRLLGVFACLFAAFVLSACSPSEADQRKAFIAFLRDDVLSKTGLSLPQPDAEKQKSFGAYAEHYVVITRFHERMNASVAKPMQETLARSMPRSIEDIVARKADLVAVRNGFVGMRDALDQALAAAAGEKAALKQPEDLAGVYAAVYDKVVTAPATAFRQIFPTADDAFGAIIALADLIESNRKAIKLNGSQMEISNPALRTKVQAALDAMNAKQRGMTEAQQTLRRAVFGN, encoded by the coding sequence ATGACCCGCCGGCTCCTGGGCGTCTTCGCCTGCCTCTTCGCGGCCTTTGTGCTGAGCGCCTGCAGCCCCAGCGAGGCCGACCAGCGCAAGGCCTTCATCGCCTTCCTCAGGGACGACGTGCTCTCCAAGACGGGCTTAAGCCTGCCGCAGCCGGACGCCGAGAAGCAGAAATCCTTCGGCGCCTATGCCGAGCACTATGTCGTCATCACCCGCTTCCACGAGCGCATGAACGCCTCCGTCGCCAAACCCATGCAGGAAACGCTGGCCAGGAGCATGCCGCGCTCGATCGAGGATATCGTCGCGCGCAAGGCCGATCTCGTCGCCGTGCGCAACGGCTTCGTCGGCATGCGCGATGCGCTCGACCAGGCGCTCGCGGCGGCAGCCGGAGAAAAGGCGGCGCTGAAGCAGCCGGAGGATCTCGCTGGTGTCTACGCCGCGGTCTACGACAAGGTCGTCACCGCGCCAGCCACGGCGTTCCGCCAGATTTTCCCGACTGCCGACGACGCCTTCGGCGCGATCATCGCGCTTGCCGATCTGATCGAGAGCAACCGGAAGGCGATCAAGCTCAATGGCTCGCAGATGGAGATTTCCAACCCCGCGCTGCGGACGAAAGTGCAAGCTGCGCTCGACGCGATGAACGCAAAACAGCGCGGCATGACCGAGGCGCAGCAGACGCTGCGCCGGGCGGTTTTCGGGAATTAG
- the glcF gene encoding glycolate oxidase subunit GlcF: MQTNFSPAHLASDPRLPASEKILRTCVHCGFCTATCPTYLLLGDELDSPRGRIYLIKDMLENGKPATEEVVKHVDRCLSCLSCMTTCPSGVNYMHLVDHARAHIEETYERDFADKALRRLLSAILPHPGRFRLAMLAAMLAKPFAGVLGSLPGIGARLKAMLALAPARLPSRSAMEGPQSFPVTGVRRKRVALLSGCAQPVLDPAINEATIRLLTRHGVEVVLPKGEGCCGALVHHMGREHDALAFARRNIDAWMAEVTGEGLDAILITASGCGTTIKDYGFMFRNEPAYAKTAATVSGLAKDVTEFLETIDLRHARDLAIPTAYHSACSMQHGQQLKDGPKRLLSAAGFKVKEVPEGHICCGSAGVYNILQPQIAGQLRERKIGNIEKTRPVLVATGNIGCMTQLAKGFADKGAKTPVVHTAELLDWATGGPLPDKLAAAGIADVPVREPARLIAAE, from the coding sequence ATGCAGACCAACTTCTCCCCCGCCCATCTTGCTTCCGATCCGCGCCTGCCGGCGTCGGAGAAAATCCTGCGCACCTGCGTGCATTGCGGCTTCTGCACCGCGACCTGCCCGACCTATCTCTTGCTCGGCGACGAGCTCGATAGCCCGCGCGGGCGCATTTACCTGATCAAGGACATGCTGGAGAACGGCAAGCCCGCCACCGAAGAGGTGGTGAAGCATGTCGACCGCTGCCTCTCCTGCCTCTCCTGCATGACGACCTGCCCCTCGGGGGTGAACTACATGCACCTCGTCGACCATGCCCGCGCTCATATCGAAGAGACATATGAGCGCGACTTCGCCGACAAGGCGCTGCGCCGCCTGCTCTCGGCGATCCTGCCGCATCCTGGCCGCTTCCGGCTCGCCATGCTGGCCGCGATGCTGGCAAAGCCCTTCGCGGGCGTGCTCGGCAGCCTGCCGGGCATCGGAGCGCGCCTGAAGGCGATGCTGGCGCTGGCGCCCGCCCGCCTGCCGTCGCGCTCGGCGATGGAGGGGCCGCAAAGCTTCCCCGTCACCGGCGTGCGCCGCAAGCGCGTCGCGCTCTTGTCGGGCTGTGCCCAGCCGGTGCTCGATCCCGCGATCAACGAAGCGACGATCCGCCTGCTGACGCGCCACGGCGTCGAGGTCGTGCTGCCCAAGGGCGAGGGCTGCTGCGGTGCGCTCGTCCACCATATGGGCCGCGAGCATGATGCGCTTGCCTTTGCTCGCCGCAACATCGACGCCTGGATGGCCGAGGTCACCGGTGAGGGGCTGGATGCGATCCTGATCACGGCCTCGGGCTGCGGCACCACGATCAAGGATTACGGCTTCATGTTCCGCAACGAGCCGGCCTACGCCAAGACGGCGGCGACGGTCTCTGGCCTTGCCAAGGACGTGACCGAGTTCCTCGAGACGATCGACCTGCGCCATGCGCGCGATCTCGCGATCCCGACCGCCTACCACTCCGCCTGCTCGATGCAGCATGGCCAGCAGCTCAAGGACGGCCCCAAGCGCCTGCTCTCGGCCGCCGGCTTCAAGGTCAAGGAGGTGCCGGAGGGGCATATCTGCTGCGGCTCAGCCGGCGTCTACAACATCCTCCAGCCGCAGATCGCCGGACAGCTGCGCGAGCGCAAGATCGGCAATATCGAGAAGACCCGGCCGGTGCTGGTCGCGACCGGCAATATCGGCTGCATGACCCAGCTCGCCAAGGGCTTCGCCGACAAGGGCGCGAAGACGCCGGTGGTGCATACCGCCGAACTGCTCGACTGGGCGACGGGCGGCCCCTTGCCCGACAAGCTGGCGGCAGCGGGGATCGCCGATGTGCCGGTCCGGGAGCCGGCGCGGCTGATTGCAGCGGAGTAG